One region of Enterobacter ludwigii genomic DNA includes:
- the yejK gene encoding nucleoid-associated protein YejK, which translates to MSLEINQIALHQLIKRDEQTLEVVLRDSLLEPTPTVVEMMAELHRVYSAKNKAYGLFSEESELADSLRLQRQGEEDFLAFSRAATGRLRDELAKYPFADGGIVLFCHYRYLAVEYLLVTVLNNLSSMRVNEQLDISSTHYLDINHADIVARIDLTEWETNPESTRYLTFLKGRVGRKVADFFMDFLGASEGLNAKAQNKGLLQAVDDFTAEAQLDKSERQNVRQQVYSYCNEQLQAGEEIELESLSKELAGVSEVSFQEFTADKGYELEESFPADRSTLRQLTKFAGSGGGLTINFDAMLLGERIFWDPATDTLTIKGTPPNLRDQLQRRTSGGK; encoded by the coding sequence ATCAAGCGTGATGAGCAAACCCTTGAAGTGGTGCTGCGCGATTCGTTACTGGAACCCACGCCTACTGTTGTAGAGATGATGGCGGAGTTACACCGTGTCTACAGCGCTAAAAATAAAGCCTATGGCCTGTTCAGTGAAGAGAGCGAACTGGCTGATAGCCTGCGTCTGCAACGTCAGGGCGAAGAAGATTTTCTGGCGTTTAGCCGCGCCGCGACCGGACGTCTGCGCGACGAGCTGGCGAAATATCCCTTCGCCGACGGCGGGATTGTGCTGTTCTGCCACTACCGCTATCTGGCCGTAGAGTATCTGCTGGTTACCGTACTGAATAACTTAAGCAGCATGCGCGTGAACGAACAGCTGGATATTAGCTCAACGCATTATCTGGATATTAACCATGCGGATATCGTGGCCCGTATTGATTTGACCGAGTGGGAAACCAACCCGGAGTCGACTCGCTACCTGACTTTCCTGAAGGGGCGCGTGGGCCGCAAAGTGGCGGATTTCTTTATGGACTTCCTCGGCGCCAGCGAAGGCCTGAACGCCAAAGCGCAGAACAAAGGGCTGCTCCAGGCGGTTGATGACTTCACGGCAGAAGCGCAGCTCGATAAATCTGAGCGGCAGAACGTGCGCCAGCAGGTCTATAGCTACTGCAACGAACAGCTGCAGGCGGGGGAAGAGATTGAGCTGGAGTCGCTGTCAAAAGAGCTGGCGGGCGTCAGCGAAGTCAGCTTCCAGGAGTTCACCGCGGATAAAGGCTATGAGCTTGAAGAGAGCTTCCCGGCGGATCGCAGTACGCTGCGTCAGTTAACCAAGTTTGCCGGCAGTGGCGGCGGGTTAACCATTAACTTTGATGCGATGTTGCTGGGAGAACGCATTTTCTGGGATCCTGCCACCGATACGCTGACCATTAAAGGAACGCCGCCGAACCTGCGCGATCAGCTTCAGCGCCGTACTTCTGGCGGTAAATAG